The genomic interval TAGAGAGAATTCAATGTTACGTCAAGTTCTTTTTCTGCTTCATCGAACTTGTATTTGGCTTTATCATAATCTCTGTTTGCCTTTTCGAGAAGATCATTCAGATCTTTTATAATCAGTCTGGTTTTACTAGGATTTCTTTTATAGTAGTAATCATACTTTTCCTGGGTCAAGTCCTGCTTGTATTCTGCTATTTCGAGAGATTCTTTGAGTAGATAAAGACCTTCACTATTTTTAATATAATCTTCTTTAATTTTGTTAAGGTCTAGAGATTTGACATCCGGTGTATTAATTGTCATATCTATTTCAGTATTAAATACATCCAGGGTTTTTCCAATATTCCTGCTTAGTGTTGACATTGAATTTTGAAGTTCAGAAAATGCTTTGTTATATTCTGTTTGTGAAGCTGTGTATGCGTTTTCAATTTGCGAAAGTCCGTTCTTTGTAATAAGACCTTGCTCAAACTTAATTTTTGCTACATCTAAATTTTTCTTTGCAGTGTCTATAGCTCTTTTTTTATCATCAAGAGTGTAGTTTGCTTTCATGACACCATAATAAGACGTAGTTACATTGTAATCAGACAATCTCTTGAGATCATTTCTCGTAAATACTTCCTGTCTTACTGCAAAGGCTGCATTCTCAATTGCCATCTTTCTGCCAACTTCTGCAGCGGCTCTATCAGAAACTGATTTATAGGAGGTATTATCAGATTTTGAATTATCATCATATACTTCTTCATAATCATCTGATTTTTGCTGTATGTAGCTTTGCTGAAGCTTGAACTGGACATCATTATCCAGCGCTATTCTCTTTGCTTCTTCAAGAGTCAATACTGTTTTCCCACCCGGATCCCCCACAACAGTAAGGGTAGATAAAAGCATTACTGTACATAATGTTAGTGCTAATGCCTTGCACAGTTTTTTCATTCTTAGTTCCTCCGTTTCTAATATGCATCTACAATATATACGTGTCGATGCCTTGAAATGTTTCATTTAGGTTATAAGATTCTTCACTCCGCTCAGAATGACATGAATTATATATTTGGTGTTATTTTGCAGCTACTGCACAGGTGTATCTCTATTATAGCACTAAGCGAACAATAATCAAACGAGGG from Clostridia bacterium carries:
- a CDS encoding TolC family protein, yielding MKKLCKALALTLCTVMLLSTLTVVGDPGGKTVLTLEEAKRIALDNDVQFKLQQSYIQQKSDDYEEVYDDNSKSDNTSYKSVSDRAAAEVGRKMAIENAAFAVRQEVFTRNDLKRLSDYNVTTSYYGVMKANYTLDDKKRAIDTAKKNLDVAKIKFEQGLITKNGLSQIENAYTASQTEYNKAFSELQNSMSTLSRNIGKTLDVFNTEIDMTINTPDVKSLDLNKIKEDYIKNSEGLYLLKESLEIAEYKQDLTQEKYDYYYKRNPSKTRLIIKDLNDLLEKANRDYDKAKYKFDEAEKELDVTLNSLYTGINTTLEAIESLQKNVDDTKTTVEQDKIRLELGLISKIAFDNSESDLRDLENKLNTTMISLNDQYLALTQYSYLQEK